Proteins from a genomic interval of Armatimonadia bacterium:
- a CDS encoding response regulator: MVPPLVAVIDDDPDVRVALERLLRSMGLEAITYGSALDFLAESGTEPSCLVVDVQMPEMTGLELQQVLIDSGRRVPIVLITAHEGTEPEEIGLRRGAYAFLRKPFTEEQLLDALTRALPEDSL; the protein is encoded by the coding sequence GTGGTTCCACCTTTGGTCGCAGTCATCGATGACGACCCGGACGTCCGTGTAGCGCTCGAGCGCCTCCTCCGCTCGATGGGTCTGGAGGCGATCACGTACGGCTCGGCCCTCGACTTCCTGGCCGAGAGCGGTACCGAGCCGTCGTGCCTGGTCGTCGATGTGCAGATGCCGGAGATGACCGGACTTGAGCTGCAGCAGGTCCTGATTGACAGCGGACGCCGGGTCCCCATTGTGCTCATCACGGCGCACGAGGGAACAGAGCCTGAGGAGATCGGGCTGCGGCGTGGAGCTTACGCCTTCCTGAGAAAGCCCTTCACCGAAGAGCAACTCCTCGACGCACTCACCAGGGCACTGCCTGAGGACTCTCTCTAG
- a CDS encoding HdeD family acid-resistance protein encodes MEHRLAAVLCRNWWVLLLRGLVAIAFGVLAWLQPGISLAALVLLFGAYALADGLLSIAIALAGRRQDDNWWLLLIEGLLGVLVGILAFAAPAAMGLAILFCIAAWAILTGFLKVVVAIALRKETTGEWRLIVAGVVSVLFGAILMAQPSASAIALLWVIALYAVLFGLLLVLLAFKVRGLGRLFASPDAVGPVPS; translated from the coding sequence GTGGAGCATCGACTGGCTGCCGTTCTGTGCCGGAACTGGTGGGTGTTGCTGCTGCGTGGCCTCGTCGCGATCGCGTTCGGTGTGCTCGCATGGCTGCAACCAGGGATCTCTCTCGCGGCGCTGGTTCTGCTCTTCGGCGCCTACGCCCTGGCCGACGGCCTTCTCAGTATCGCGATCGCCCTGGCCGGACGCAGACAGGATGATAACTGGTGGTTGCTGCTCATCGAGGGGCTGTTGGGTGTCCTTGTCGGCATCCTGGCCTTTGCAGCGCCGGCCGCCATGGGCCTCGCGATCCTGTTCTGCATCGCAGCCTGGGCGATTCTCACCGGCTTCCTGAAGGTCGTCGTCGCGATCGCGCTGCGCAAGGAGACCACCGGTGAGTGGCGCCTCATCGTTGCCGGCGTGGTTTCTGTGCTGTTCGGCGCGATCCTCATGGCTCAGCCCAGCGCAAGCGCAATCGCCCTGCTGTGGGTGATCGCCCTGTATGCCGTGCTGTTCGGCCTCCTGCTTGTGCTCCTGGCCTTCAAGGTGCGAGGCCTGGGCAGGCTGTTCGCGTCGCCGGACGCCGTCGGGCCCGTTCCCTCGTAA
- a CDS encoding hybrid sensor histidine kinase/response regulator, translating into MAEATEAAPAPNLLIVDDTPANLQVLAAMLKEQGFTVRPVPSGELALRAAESEPPDLILLDIMMPEMNGYEVCERLKDNDDLRDIPVIFISALSDTSDKVKAFEVGGLDYVTKPFQFEEVRARVGAHLKLRRLQVEAAEHHRQLEQSYEQLRELEELRDSLMHMIVHDLRTPLTSIITGLETMETLGELDDLQQELLTVSIEGGHTLLGMINDLLDINKMESGQMELERSEVNAAALAQRCVNQVATLAQEKGLELGVEISESLPVLQADEEKLRRTLVNLLGNAIKFTPQGSVTLAVRHSPEDNALCFAVRDTGEGIPEEAFERIFEKFGQVETRKAGRKMSTGLGLTFCKMVAEAHGGRIWVESELGVGSVFSLALPLGKASSQ; encoded by the coding sequence ATGGCCGAGGCCACCGAGGCTGCACCGGCACCGAATCTGCTGATCGTGGATGACACGCCGGCCAACCTGCAGGTCCTGGCAGCGATGCTCAAGGAACAGGGCTTCACGGTGCGTCCGGTACCCAGCGGTGAGCTGGCCCTGCGCGCCGCGGAGAGTGAGCCGCCGGACCTCATCTTGCTTGACATCATGATGCCGGAGATGAACGGGTATGAGGTCTGCGAGCGACTCAAAGACAACGACGACCTGCGCGACATCCCCGTCATCTTCATCAGTGCTCTGAGCGACACGAGCGACAAGGTCAAGGCCTTCGAGGTGGGAGGCCTGGACTACGTGACGAAGCCCTTCCAGTTCGAGGAGGTCCGAGCACGCGTCGGCGCTCATCTGAAGCTCCGGCGCCTGCAGGTCGAGGCCGCCGAGCACCACCGGCAACTCGAGCAAAGCTACGAGCAACTGCGCGAGCTGGAGGAGCTCCGAGACAGCCTGATGCACATGATCGTGCACGACCTGCGAACGCCACTCACCTCGATCATCACCGGCCTGGAGACGATGGAGACCCTCGGCGAGCTGGACGATCTGCAGCAGGAGCTGCTGACGGTATCCATCGAGGGCGGCCATACGCTGCTGGGGATGATCAACGATCTGCTCGATATCAACAAGATGGAGAGCGGTCAGATGGAGCTTGAGCGCAGCGAGGTGAACGCGGCTGCACTTGCTCAGCGCTGCGTCAATCAGGTTGCGACGCTGGCCCAGGAGAAGGGGCTGGAGCTGGGAGTGGAGATCTCGGAGTCTCTGCCGGTTCTGCAGGCCGATGAGGAGAAGCTGCGACGCACGCTCGTCAACCTGCTGGGCAACGCGATCAAGTTCACTCCCCAGGGCAGTGTCACGCTGGCCGTCCGCCATAGCCCTGAGGACAACGCCCTGTGCTTTGCCGTCCGCGACACGGGCGAGGGCATCCCGGAGGAAGCCTTTGAGCGCATCTTCGAGAAGTTCGGCCAGGTGGAGACGCGCAAGGCCGGTCGGAAGATGTCCACAGGCCTGGGGCTGACCTTCTGCAAGATGGTAGCGGAGGCCCACGGTGGCCGAATCTGGGTTGAGAGTGAGCTCGGCGTGGGCAGCGTCTTCTCGCTTGCGCTTCCGCTCGGGAAGGCGTCGTCGCAGTAA
- a CDS encoding PAS domain S-box protein, protein MDAGQQVRDELQRSREYQQVLGALLHLILTELPLTEMLTEALDLVLGLSWLSDPGRGCILEVDEDTSELVMRAQRDLPGAMIEACARVPFGECVCGQAAVTRQLLFADGSEPQRVAVPEEVSGLQHYCVPILLGDNLLGVACLFVAPGYQRNALDESFLRMVAEALAAMMRHKRADEQTAALMQFQREMLDTPMVWIDALDARGKVTFWNRGAERLSGYSRDEVLGRGGVWRRLFPDMHYRHEVFDRAREAAQTREGLEHFETVLRSKSGEHRTLSWHTANLTDAAGNTTGSLAVGVDATEVSRAVQALAESERRLLDLIELLPDACLVIDRDGVVTAWNRALERMTGCKAEEMLGKGNYEYALPFYGERRPILIDLVQRPLEELATKYASVHREGSVLIGETYLPLGGREGYLLGCARALHDADGNYIGAVEIITDLTDRKRAEEALAASESRFREFVKNAPIGIFRTERGGLISEANPALLRSLGVDSLEQANAIGLENLYATAHDRRRLLCAVLRGPVSGFEVDFRRANGEVYPVRLHARLVQDEAGEPRFLEGTLEDISQERKLEAERRATERLLRDVFDFLPDPTLVIDREGRVTAWNRAMEAMTGVTAAEILGKGDYEYALPFYGERRPILADFVLHPSAEFEGEYAGLQRLGGVLQGETYVPALAGHEVFLSATAAPLYGADGGIAGAIECIRDITERKRFEEDLAQAKEAADQASRAKGTFLANMSHEIRTPMNAILGFTQLGLRDPSLSGEQRQRLETISRSGEHLLSLINDVLEMSKIEAGRTTLNPAPFDLHALVEDLGMMLQVRAEAKQLRLAVEVAPGVPRYVVTDENKLRQVLINLLGNAVKFTDRGGIALRVGARTEASGPRLVVEVEDTGMGIAEEERTRIFGYFEQSSGGARVGGTGLGLAISQRFIQLMGGEITVESTLGKGSTFRFDLPLQESEAAAFSSATEARRVIGLKPGQPAFRVLVADDRLENRELLSQLLRAVGFQTFEATNGAEAVAAFEKSRFDLVMMDLRMPVMDGYEAIQRIRNMEEGAHTPIIAVTASAFAEERDRVVAAGANAIIGKPYREDELFSRLAEHLGVEYLYEDEAAGPRAAAEASAGPTSADLEGLPAELVVRMRTATVNANLDQLLEMIGEVAAQDPSLAVALERLAQSYQYDALLALFTREE, encoded by the coding sequence ATGGACGCCGGACAGCAGGTCCGTGACGAACTGCAGCGCAGCCGCGAGTACCAGCAGGTGCTCGGCGCCCTGCTGCACCTCATCCTGACCGAACTCCCCCTGACCGAGATGCTCACGGAGGCGCTGGACCTTGTCCTGGGCCTGTCCTGGCTGTCAGACCCCGGGCGCGGCTGCATCCTTGAGGTAGACGAGGACACGAGCGAGTTGGTCATGCGGGCGCAGCGCGACCTGCCCGGTGCCATGATCGAGGCTTGCGCCCGCGTGCCCTTCGGGGAGTGCGTCTGCGGGCAAGCCGCCGTGACCCGCCAGTTGCTCTTCGCCGACGGTTCCGAGCCCCAGCGCGTCGCCGTGCCCGAGGAGGTAAGCGGGCTGCAGCACTACTGTGTGCCGATTCTGCTGGGCGACAACCTCCTCGGCGTTGCGTGCCTATTCGTCGCGCCGGGATACCAGCGGAACGCCCTTGATGAGAGCTTCCTGCGGATGGTGGCCGAGGCGCTGGCCGCCATGATGCGCCACAAGCGGGCAGATGAGCAGACCGCCGCACTGATGCAGTTTCAGCGCGAGATGCTCGACACCCCGATGGTCTGGATCGATGCGCTGGATGCCCGGGGCAAGGTGACCTTCTGGAACCGCGGCGCTGAACGCCTCTCGGGCTACTCACGTGACGAGGTTCTCGGCCGTGGTGGCGTCTGGCGCCGGCTCTTCCCGGACATGCACTACCGGCACGAGGTGTTTGATCGGGCCAGGGAGGCCGCCCAGACCAGGGAGGGCCTCGAGCACTTCGAGACGGTTCTCCGTAGCAAGAGCGGCGAGCATCGGACGCTGTCGTGGCACACCGCGAACCTCACCGACGCCGCGGGAAACACCACCGGCAGCCTTGCAGTGGGCGTGGATGCCACCGAGGTCAGTCGTGCCGTCCAGGCCCTGGCCGAGTCGGAGCGTCGCCTTCTCGACCTGATTGAGCTGCTGCCCGACGCGTGCCTGGTCATCGATCGTGACGGCGTCGTGACGGCCTGGAACAGGGCCCTCGAGCGGATGACGGGGTGCAAGGCCGAGGAGATGCTGGGCAAGGGCAACTACGAGTACGCGCTCCCCTTCTACGGCGAGCGCCGCCCGATCCTGATCGACCTCGTCCAGCGGCCACTCGAGGAACTTGCGACCAAGTACGCCAGCGTACACCGCGAGGGATCTGTGCTGATCGGCGAGACGTACCTGCCCCTCGGCGGACGGGAAGGCTACCTGCTGGGATGTGCCCGGGCGCTTCACGATGCCGACGGCAACTACATCGGCGCGGTCGAGATCATCACGGACCTGACGGACCGCAAGCGAGCGGAGGAGGCCCTGGCTGCCTCCGAGAGTCGCTTTCGGGAGTTCGTCAAGAACGCACCCATCGGCATCTTTCGAACGGAGCGCGGCGGCCTCATCAGCGAGGCCAATCCGGCACTGCTTCGCTCTCTCGGGGTAGACAGCCTAGAACAGGCCAACGCCATCGGCCTCGAGAACCTCTACGCCACTGCGCACGATCGACGCCGGTTACTGTGTGCTGTCTTGAGGGGTCCGGTGTCGGGCTTTGAGGTGGACTTCCGACGAGCCAACGGTGAGGTCTACCCGGTGCGCCTCCACGCCCGACTGGTACAGGACGAGGCGGGCGAACCGCGCTTCCTCGAAGGCACGCTGGAAGACATATCCCAGGAGCGGAAACTGGAAGCGGAGCGGCGGGCCACGGAACGGTTGCTGCGTGACGTCTTCGACTTCCTGCCCGACCCGACCCTGGTCATCGACCGCGAGGGTCGTGTGACCGCGTGGAATCGCGCGATGGAGGCCATGACCGGTGTCACCGCCGCGGAGATCCTCGGGAAGGGCGACTACGAGTATGCGCTACCTTTCTATGGCGAGCGCAGGCCCATCCTCGCGGATTTCGTCCTGCATCCGAGCGCAGAGTTCGAGGGCGAGTACGCCGGTCTGCAGCGCCTGGGTGGCGTGCTCCAGGGCGAGACCTACGTCCCCGCGCTCGCAGGCCATGAGGTGTTTCTCTCCGCCACCGCGGCCCCACTATACGGAGCGGACGGCGGCATCGCAGGCGCCATCGAGTGCATCCGTGACATCACGGAGCGCAAGCGCTTCGAGGAGGATCTGGCCCAGGCCAAGGAGGCGGCCGACCAGGCCAGCCGGGCCAAGGGCACCTTCCTTGCCAACATGTCCCACGAGATCCGGACACCCATGAATGCCATCCTCGGCTTCACGCAACTGGGGCTGCGCGACCCGTCACTTAGCGGCGAGCAGCGGCAGCGCCTCGAGACCATCAGTCGCAGCGGCGAGCATCTCCTGTCGCTTATCAACGATGTCCTTGAGATGTCCAAGATCGAGGCCGGGCGCACCACACTGAACCCGGCGCCCTTCGACCTACACGCCCTGGTGGAGGACCTGGGGATGATGCTTCAGGTGCGGGCGGAGGCCAAGCAGTTGAGGCTGGCGGTTGAGGTGGCGCCCGGGGTGCCACGCTACGTGGTGACCGACGAGAACAAGCTGCGCCAGGTCCTCATCAACCTCCTGGGCAATGCCGTGAAGTTCACCGACAGGGGCGGCATCGCCCTGCGAGTCGGAGCCCGCACCGAGGCCTCCGGACCTCGCCTCGTCGTCGAGGTCGAGGACACCGGGATGGGCATCGCCGAGGAGGAGCGCACCCGCATCTTCGGGTACTTCGAGCAGAGCTCCGGCGGCGCTCGAGTCGGCGGCACCGGTCTGGGCCTGGCGATCAGCCAGCGTTTCATCCAACTGATGGGCGGCGAGATCACCGTCGAGAGCACTCTCGGCAAGGGCAGCACCTTCCGGTTCGACCTCCCCTTGCAGGAGAGTGAGGCGGCCGCCTTCAGCTCTGCGACTGAGGCACGGCGAGTGATCGGTCTGAAGCCCGGACAGCCGGCCTTTCGGGTCCTGGTTGCGGATGACCGGCTGGAGAACCGCGAGCTGCTCTCGCAACTGCTGCGGGCCGTCGGGTTCCAGACCTTCGAGGCGACGAACGGTGCAGAGGCAGTGGCCGCCTTCGAGAAGTCCCGGTTCGACCTGGTGATGATGGACTTGCGCATGCCCGTCATGGATGGCTATGAGGCAATTCAGCGGATCCGTAACATGGAGGAGGGTGCGCACACACCGATCATCGCCGTGACCGCCAGCGCCTTCGCTGAGGAGCGCGATCGCGTGGTTGCTGCCGGCGCAAACGCGATCATCGGCAAGCCCTATCGCGAGGACGAGCTCTTCTCGCGGCTCGCGGAGCATCTGGGTGTCGAGTACCTCTATGAGGACGAAGCCGCAGGACCAAGGGCTGCCGCAGAGGCGTCGGCGGGTCCGACCTCTGCCGATCTGGAGGGCTTACCGGCTGAGCTTGTTGTACGTATGCGCACCGCCACCGTGAACGCCAACCTGGACCAACTCCTGGAGATGATCGGCGAGGTCGCCGCACAGGACCCCTCCCTCGCCGTCGCTCTGGAGAGACTAGCCCAGTCCTACCAGTACGATGCTCTGCTCGCGCTCTTCACAAGAGAGGAGTAG